The DNA region ATCGGGAGTCCATCACCTCCTCGACGAAGCCGATGAAGGTCCTCGCCTTGGTCGTCGCCGTTCGGCCCGCCGGGAACACGGCCCAGAGGTCGATCCCGGGCAGTTCCCAATCCTGCAGCACGGCTCTCACCGTACCGTCGGCCAATTCCGGGGCGAACATCCATTCCGACGTGATCGCCAAGCCGGCGTCTGCGAGAACCGCGGCGCGCACGCCCTCGGCCGCAGTGACGCGCAGCCGTCCTTTGACGGTGACCGCCAGCTCGGCGTCGTCACGACGAAAAGTCCAGACTTCTCCGCCGCCTCGCTGGGCGTAGATCACGGCCTCATGCGAAACCAGGTCGCCCGGAGCGGCCGGTACGCCGGCTCTTTCGAAATAAGCTGCAGTGCCGAGGACATGCCGCCGACTGGTCGCGATCTTGCGCGCGGTCAGGGTCGAGTCGGCCAGCTGTCCCATGCGCAAGGCGACGTCGATCCCTTCCTGAACAAGGTCGACGTTTCGATCGTCCAGCACGACATCCAGCTCGAGATCAGGATGGCGCGCCAGAAACTGCGGAATTCGGGGCATCAGGTTGAGCCGAGCGAAGGTAACGGCGGCGCAGATGCGCAGCTTGCCCGACAGCCCCGCTCCGGCGCCGCGGGCCGCCAACTCCGCCTCATCGGCCTCCTCGATCGAGCGACGCGCACGTTCATAGAAATTGAGCCCGGCTTCCGTCGGGGTCAGACCCCGCGTGGACCGGACCAGGAGCTTCACGCCGAGCCGAGCTTCCAGCTGGGCGATCGACTTGGAAACGGCGGGCTGCCCGACGTCGAGGCGGCGGGCGGCTCCGGAGAACGAGCCCGTGTCGACCACCATCACGAACGTCTCCATGGCGGCCAAACGATCCATGATCATGCCCTCCCGGAATAGATCATATCTCCCAAACCTTACTGCCATGCAGAGGAGGAAGAGGCCAAGTCCGCGGCGCCGGCGGCGGCGGCGACAGAGGCGACGATGCGCAAGGCGGCGAGGCAAAACGGGAGACGCGAGAGGCACCAGCCGCAGACAGCGCGCATCTTCGACACGATGCGGAAGGCATCCCGCAGGATGAGCGGCGCCAGGCCGCCCCCAACCGCCGAGGCCCTTCGAACCCCCAGAGCAGAGCAGGCGTGGATGGCCGCACCAAGTGCGGCCATGACGGTTGGGTGCAGGGTCTCCCGTCATGGCCGGGCCAGTTCATCAGCAAGGGTATGGGCCCGGCCATCCACGCCTTTCGAGCCTCTTCCGGCGTCAAGATCGAGATCATTTGCGATGACAGCGCATTTAATTTTGCATACAGCCCATGGCAGAACGGCGTGAGCCGTGCGGCCGAACTCAATGCACTGTCACCGAACCCTCAAGCACTACGCGGAACCGACCATCTATCAGGCGGCCGCCACCGTCGAAGGGGCCGGCGACTGGAAGACGATGTGAGGCCATAGGGGCGCCGCCGCGGGCCAGCGCGGCGCCTTCGCGTCGGAAAGAGGCGATATGAGCGAGCCGGCCGGCATCATAGGGTTGGTGACGCTGTCGCCCGGCGCCTTTCGCCGTTACGCGCGCAGCCAATGGGTGGAGGGGGTCGCCGACCGGCTTCACGCCGTGCTGCGCCAGCGGGATGCTGCGCTGCTGTTCACATATCTGGAGGAACGACATAGCCTCGTCGCCTGCGAGTTCCAGGAATTCGGGCGGGGAGCTGAGTTGCTGAAGAGCCCGGTATTGGCAGCCCTGCTGGCCCTTGGCGAGTACAAGGATCTGCCCGGCGAAGATATCATCGTCGTGTCGGAGAGCCTCCTCAATTTCGCGAGCGACCCCAACTTCCGGGCCTACCTGGTTTCACAAGGCGCGACACGCGATCTCGGGCCGCGTCCCGAGCTGCCACGGGCGGCGCTGACGGCCTTCGCCACCGTGTGGCCGCGTATCCCGGACCCGCATCTCGGCGAAGAGGAGCTGCTCGATTGCGTGGATCCGTCCGTGGTGCGGGCCTTGCGCAATCGCAAGAATGCCAAGCGCCGCGAGATGCACGATCTGCTGCGCGCCGCCACGCCGAAGGCCCCGATCGACATTTTCTACGGATATCGTTTCGACGGAACGAAGGTCTTCGATCCGCACGACGGAAAGCCTTTCGAGGGGATGGATCCGTTCACCTTGAGGATGGTGCACGCCCCGACCAACACCGCGGCCGACGCGAAGCGCATCTGGCAGGGCACGCGGTCGCTGGAGGGGGCGCATAGCCCATCTTTCAAGGTGCTCGGCGGTGCCGACGGCATCTATGCGCTCGACCGCGAGCGCGCCTACAGGTCCGGCCAGGCGGGGTGGGAGGTGATCCCGCAAGCCGACCGCGCCACCTTCGTCCATCTGGATTTCGGGTATGCGAAGGACCGCAGCCATGTCTACAACAATGGCCGAGTGCTCGACGGCGTCGGCTTGAACTTCGAGATCGACGGCTGCGGATTTCTGCGTGCCGAGCATGCGATCTATCATTACGAGGTGCGGCTTGACCTCGACCCGGCGAGCTTCGAGGTGATCGACATGGAAAGGCACCTGAAGAGCATCAATCCCCATATCGGGCCGTACCGCCTGCGCGATCGCTCGGGAGTGTATCGCTTCACCCGCTTCGGCATGGGAGAGAAGCTGGTCCGCGAAGCCGACGGGCCATGAGTCAACGCGTGCCGAGGACGCGCTGCCAGAGCGTGCCGCCGAGATATTTGGACCCGATGACGAAATAAGCGACGATCAACGCGAAGAGAATGAATGCCGGGCCGCCCGAAAGCTGAAAACCGCCTTGGGTCTCTCCGCCGGTCAATTTGGCAATCGCAAAGCCGCCGACAAGAAAGATCGTGAAGAAGTCCGGGATGGCCGGGATGACCTTGCGCCAAGTTGCGACGGGCTTTGGCTCGACCATCAAAAATTCTCCGACTGATCACCCTGCCTGGCCGTCGAGCCAGCGGCGGATGTTCTCGACCGTATCCTGGTAGAAGCGCTCGTACAGCCCGCGCGAGACGTAGCCGATATGCGGCGTCGCCAGCAGGTTCGGCAGGCTGCGGAACGGGTGCTCGAGCGGCAACGGCTCCTGGTCGAAGACATCGATGGCTGCGCCGGCGATCTTCCGATCTTTAAGCGCCGCAACGAGATCTGCTTCGACGACGATCGTTCCGCGCGAGGTGTTTACCAGGCGCGCCGTCGGCTTCATGAGCGCCAGTTCCGCCGCACCGACAAGGCCGCGCGTCCTGCCGCTGAGCACCAGATGGATGGAGACGACATCCGCCTCCCGGAACAGCTCGTCCTTCGAGACGAGTGTAGCGCCCACTTCAGCCGCGCGCTCGGTCGTGAGATTCTGGCTCCAGCCGATCACCTTCATACCGAAGGCGTTGCCGATCCGTGCCACCGCACCGCCGACATTGCCGAGACCCAGGACACCGAGCGTCCGCCCGGCCATGTCATCACCGACCGAGAGCTGCCATCCGCCGCCGCGCAGCGACGTGTTCTCGGCGACAAGATTGCGGGCACTCCCCAGGATAAGTGCCCAGGTCAGTTCGATCGTCGGCGCCGAGGTGTAGCCCGTATGAACGACCTGCACGCCCCGCTCATCCGCAGCCTTGAGATCGATCGAGGCATTCCGAGTCGCCGTCGAGGCGATCATACGGAGCTTGGGCAGGCGCTCGATGATGGTCCGCGTCATCGGCGTGCGCTCGCGCATCACGCAGACGATATCGAATGGCTGCAGGCGCTCGACGACGGCGTCCGGATCCGCGAGATGGTCGTCAAACACGGTCACCGTCGCCCGCGCATCCAGCACCGACCAGTCCGCGAGCGAAAGAGCGGCGTGCTGGTAGTCGTCCAGGACGGCGATTCTGAAGCGCTCCTGCTTGGAAGACATCGCGTGCCTCCGGAGAGATGTCATCGGCTCGCTACCAGACCCACTGGGCGGCTTCCCAGCGGTAGGCCGTGTCGTAGCGGGCGACATGCCCGACAGCCGGGAACGGAAAATGGTAGCCCATCACCATGATCCGATCGGCCGCGACGCGGTCCAGGATGGCCTTGCGCGACTTGATCGCCTGCGCGGGGTCGTAGTCGAAGATGGGCGTCCAGTCGGGGTGCTGCAAGCTCGTTACCGGGTTATGGGCGATGTCACCCATATGCATGAACTGCTCCTCGCCCGAGGTGAACAGGATTGCGGCATGGGACGGCGAATGTCCCGGCGCCGCAATATAGTGCACGCCGCTTGTGATTTCGCCGCCCTGCTTCACGAACCGGGATCGGTCGGCGACCGGTGGCAAGTTCTCTCGAGCTGCCTCGATGAAGGCCTTCTTGAACCCTTCCGGCATCGGCGAATTGTTGACCTCGCTTTCGTAACGGCTGCCGGTCCAGTAGTTCCACTCCGTATCGACAAAGACGAACTGAGCCTTCGGAAAGGCCAGCGCGCCCGATTTCGTCACAAAGCCGCCGATATGGTCCAGATGACCGTGCGACGTCACGACCAGATCTATGCTCTCCGGCGTGATTCCGGCCCGGCGCAGGTTCGCCTGGAGCCCGGGAAAGTTGCCGAAGGATGGGCCGAGTTTCTCACCAAAGCCGGTATCGACAAGGATACGCTCCCGTCCCGTGTCGACCACCAGGATGTTGCTCGTGGCTTGGATCACCGGCTGCATGAAGTTTGCCTGCAACACCGAAGCGAGTTCAGCTTCAGGGGCGTTCATGGCGAGGATCGGCCCGACCGGAAGCTGCCCATAGCCATCCGAGACCACGGTCGCCTGGAAGTCGCCGATCTTGAAGCGATAGAAGCCATTGCCGTTGAGGGGTTCCGCGCCGGCTTCACTGGTGCCCTCCGCCCGGGCCGAGGCGGGGGTGAGCAGCGGCATCGCCGATGCAGCCACAGCCAGCCCGGCGCCGGCACGAAATACACTGCGACGGGTCAGGATCGTCGGGAACTTAATCATGTCCATCTCCAAGTTCAGGGTCGTCGGGGACGCAAAACACGATGTCGATCACAATTGTGATTTAGCTTCTTTTGCTGGAGTGTCAAGCCCCATATCTTTCCGACGCGATGCGTGCGACGCCGAGCGTCTCGTCTATGGCAGGCCCTTATTTCGACCCAACTTAGATCCCATATCAACCGCGATAGTCGATTGTGAATGCAATCGTGAAGTGATAGCCTTAGGCCATTGGCGGCAACGATTCGAGGAGCAAGCTTTGGGCGTGTCGAGAGAAAAGGCTGCGGAAAACCGCCGCGCGATTATTGCCGCGGCGACGCAGCTATTCAGAGAACGCGGAGTGGAGGCCGTCGGGCTGAACGAACTGATGAAGCATGCCGGCTTTACGCAAGGCGGCTTCTACAACCACTTCGAATCGAAGGCCGCCCTGGTTGCCGAGGTGCTTGCTTCGGCAATGGCCGAGGGTGCTGCCGAACTCGCCGAGGGCGCAAGGGCGCCCGTCGATGAATCAACCACCGCTCTTCGGCGCTACATCAGCTATTATCTGTCGCCGGCCCATCGCGACAACATCGATCACGGCTGCCCTGTCGCCGGATTTGCAGGCGATGCTCCCCGCCTTGGCGCCGGAGCACAATCGCATTTCGCCGGCGGTTTGGACGATCAGATAACGATCCTGGCCGGGCTGATCGCCGAGAGTGGATCTCTAGCTGCGGCAGGCGGGCGCAGGACGTTGCGCGAACAGGCAATCAGCTTGCATTGCGAAATGGTGGGTGCGCTGGTCCTGTCACGGTCTGTCGCGCAGGCTGCGCCAGCACTTTCGAACGAGATTCTGGAGTACGTTCAGCGACACGTACTCGCATCTATCGATGAGCGTTCGAGCCAGGCCCCCAACCCGCGAAAGAGCCACTAGGCAGGCCTCGTCCGGTGCGAGTGTCGGCTCGAGGAAGAGCTGCCGCCGGCGCCGATCGGGCCGCCGCGGCGCTGACAAGCTTAGTTCCGCTTCTCCCCGCCTTCGCCGCCGACCTCGCCCAGCACGCGACGGATGGCGGCCAGGATCTCATCCGATAGATCCGGCCGCGATTTCGCGGTCGCCCGGGCCATCGCCACACCGCCGATCATGGCGGCGCAGATGGTCAACGCGCGGGCGCGGTCGTCGGCCCTGAGCGTCGTCGCTTCCAGCGTCGCCTGAACGGCCCCGACCATCTGCTCGAAGCCTTCGGCGAAACGCGCGCTGACGGCTTCGTCCTGCCGGGCGATTTCGCTTGCCGATGCCGCCATGGCGCAGCCATCTGCCAGATTGTCGCGCTGATCGAGCGACAGATAGAGATCCAGCTGGTCGGACAATGTCGGCGCGCCATTGAGCTTGGGTGCCGTCATGTAGGCGTGGCTGCCCGCCAACCCATGCGCCAAAGCCTCCGCAACCAAAGCCTGCTTCGACGGGAATTGGGCATAGAGCGCTCCGTGGGTCAGGCCCGCCGCCTTGCTGATCTCCGCGACGCCGACGCCGTCGATCCCTCGCTCCCGGAACATGCGCGCTGCCGTCTTGATCAGCGCCGCGCGATTCTGCGCCGATTTTTCCTTGGTGACTTTCACCGATCGTCTCCTTGTCGCCGCGGGCTTGATTCTAAAGATTGCGACTGCCATTTAAAATAATCATGGTGGTCGCAACCATAAATATGGGCGGCCGGCGAAAACAAGAAGGAGGCTCCCATGCGTGCCGTTCACCTCACCGCCTTCGGCAATCCCGTCGAGTGTCTCGAATTCGTTGAGATCCCGGAACCCCCGGCACCGGGCCCCGGCCAGGTCCTGATCGGCGTCGAATTCTCCCCGATCAATCTCAGCGACCTGCTGCTGGTCCGCGGCACCTACCCGCTTCGCCCGAATCTCCCGAGCGTCATCGGCAATGAGGGCGTGGGCAAAATCCTGGCCGTCGGTCCAGGCGTGGAGAATGTCACGGTCGGCGATCGCGTCCTGGCCCCGCTCTATGGCTTTGCCTGGGCCGAACGGATCGTCGTGCCGGCGGAAGGGCTGTTCGCACTGCCCGCCGATGTCGATCCGCAGCAGCTCGCCATGCTGACCATCAATCCGCCGACCGCTGCGTTGCTGCTGAGCGAGTTCGTCGACCTCGCGCCCGGCGACTGGGTCGTCCAAAATGCCGCGAATTCAGGCGTGGGTCGCGCGGTCGTCGCCTTTGCCAAAGCGCGTGGCTTCAAGACGATCAATCTGGTCCGTCGACCGGAATTGATCGACGAGTTGAAAGCGCTGGGCGGCGATCTGGTGATCGTGGATACGCCGGAAGGCCTGAACCTGGCGAAGGCCGCTCTCGGAACGGCCGCCCCTCGCCTCGCCATCGACGGCGTCGGCGGCCCGTCCGCCGCGACCCTGATCAATCTGCTCGGCCGCGACGCTACGCTCGTCGCCTATGCGGCGCTGGGCAAGGCGCCCATTCCGGTGAGCGCCATAGCGCTGATCTTCAAACGGATTTCGGTGCGCGGCTTCTTCCTGAGCGACAAGGAGCACGCGGCGAAGATTCGCCCGGCCGTCGTCGAGGCAGCGCAATTGCTCCGATCGGGCAGGCTTCATGCCCCGGTGGCCGCGACCTATCCCTTATCGGCCATCAAGGACGCCGTGGCCCATGTGGAACGCGGCGGCAAGGTGCTGCTCGATGTGGGCGCCAGCTGAGCACGCGCTCGCGCGATGGCGCTGGCCGCGTGGACCCTCAGGCATTCTTCACAAACCAAATTGCTTGATCTTCGGGCCTGTTATCGATTGTGCACCCCGCCGATGCCGCGAGAGCCAAGCAGGCCCTGCGGGCGTCGTCAGACCGCTCGCCCGGTGGAAACAGAAGAGCATACACATCATGGTGCAGGCCGCTCCGTTGCCCCGGCTTCAGGGACAAGAGCACCTTTTTCAGGTCATCCTTGGTTTCGATGATCGGGTCCATTCGCGGCTCCCTGCTCTGCGCTGAGATGGGCAGGGTGAGCGGGCCGCGTCAAGGGCCGCCTTATTGACACGACCGTTTGCGGAGCCCTCTTCTTGAGATGGCCGACGCGCGAAAGGAACAGTCCGAGAATTGGCGAAGTGTTGGCCTTGTTGTAGCCGATGACGAGATCGATCGTCGGTGCCTCACCATCGAGCGGACGGACTTACGGTGACGGTGCATTCAATTTTTGCATTAAGCGCACACCGCGAGGCGGCGTGAGCCATGCGGCGAATTCGATGCACTGTCACCGAAATCCCTCCACCGATTCGCATGGGCGAAGTTTAGCTTCAGCCGCGCCTGCATGCGCGCCCCGCCCAGGGCGTGAGAGCTGCGATCGCGGCGACCACCAAAGTGAGCCCGATCGGCGCGACCGCGATCGCGTCCAGCCCGGCGCGATCGATGACGAAGCCACCGATGAGGGCGCCGGCCGCGATACCGAGATTGGCCGCCGAGATGTTCATCGACATGGCGAATGCAGGCGCCCGGCCACCCGCGGTGATCACCCTGACCTGGCACAGCGTGACGACGGCGGTGTGGGCGGCCCCCCAGATCGCCAGCAGGGGAGCGAGGACGACCATGTCCCCGTGATAGTTCGCGGCAGCGGCCGCCGCCGCGGTGACCGCCGCCACCGCCGCTACGGTGCCGGCAATCGGGATAGGGTCCGCGATCCTCGAGGCAACGAGGTTTCCGAAGAAGCCGGCCGCGCCGAAGCCGAACAAGGTAATGGCCACCTCCGGCATGTCCATCCCGACGACGGCGTTCAACCAAACCGAGACATAGCTGTAGACCGCGAACGTCGCCGCAAAGGCTGCCACCGTCAGCGCAAGATGCGTGAGGAAGGCCGGGCGCATGAGAAGCCCAACCTGATCGCCGAGCTTCGGGAAGTTGGCACCGACCGTCGGGAACAGGGCCGCGACGAGGATCGACGCGATGAAGGCGAGCCCCGACAGAACCAGCAGCGGCAGCTCCCAGTGACCGCCCTCGCTCAGGGCAACGCCGGCGGGCAACGCACCGACCACGCCGATCACGAAGCCCCAATTGGCCTTTGCAAGCGTACGCCCGCGGTGTTCCGCGAGCGCGAGGCCATTGACGGTCGCGGTACCGACGCTGATGAACACCGGCAGCGCCGCGCCTTGCAACGCCCGGATGACAAGGATGGCGGCATATTGCGACGTCCATGCGGCGATCGCATTGCCGGCCGCGAAGAGAAGCAGGGTTGCAACCATGACATGTCTGGGCGGGTGGGCCGCCGCAAGCAGTGTCAGCGGCGGCCCGAGGACCGCAGCCGCGAGCGCAAAGGCACCGATCAGCCAGCCGGCGTCGGCCACGCTGACACCCAGATCATGCGCAAGCACCGGCAGCAGCCCGATGACGATGAACTCGGTCGCAACGACGATCGAGGACGCGATCGCAAGCAGGATGAGCACGAGCCTCAGACGCGGCCCTGCTCCCGCGTCAATCGCGGTCACGCATTCGCTCCGCCGTCGATGGTGAGGCCGGTGCCATTGATCGAAGAGGCCTCGGGGCCGGCAACGAAGGACACAAGGGCGGCGACGTCCTCCGCGCGTCCGTAGCGCGCGATCGCCATGCGCGAGCGCTGCAGGTCGGCGTGCGGGCCGTCCGCGGGGTTCATGTCGGTGTCCGTCGGGCCCGGGTGGATGATGTTCACCGTGATGCCGCGCGGCCCCAGATCGCGCGCGAGACCTTTGGTCCAGCCGATCAACGCAGCCTTGCTCAAAGCGTAGAGGCTCATCCCGGCGCTCGGCACATGCTCGGCGAGGCAACTGCCCGTCGAGACGATCCGGCCACCTTCCGGCATGTGCGCCACGGCAGCTTGCGATGCGACGATGACCGCCCGCACATTGACGGCCAGCACCCGATCGATCTCCTCGAGCGTCAGCTCGTCAACCGGCCCGCTCGGGAAGATGCCGGCATTGTTGATGAGGATATCGAGGCCGCCGAAGCGGGCGGCAGCCGCATCGACCGCCGACTTCACGGCCTCCGCATCCGCATTGTCCACTTGGATGGCGAGGGCGCGCCGTCCCTTGGCTCTGATCTCGGCCGCTACGGCCTCGGCATGATCGGCCGAGCGCTGGTAGCTGATGGCGACGTCCGCTCCCTCCGAGGCGAGCCGTCGCGCGATCGCTGCGCCGATACCGCGGCTTGCGCCACTGACGAAGGCGCGTTTTCCAGCAAGCTGGGCCATGAGCAATCCCTTTCTGTAATGATCGACACAGAAATAACTGACAGCCTTGCGCCGCTCCGTCAAGCAGATTATGTGTTGATCGACACATATATATGCAGGACTGCATGGCTGACCGCGGCAGACCGAGAAGCTTCGACAGGGATGTGGCGCTGGCGCGCGCCATGGATGTCTTCTGGGACAAGGGCTACCAAGGCGCCTCGATGGCGGAGCTCACCACCGCCATGGGCATCGGCTCGCCCAGCCTCTACGCGGCGTTCGGATCCAAGGAGGACCTCTTCCGCGCCTCGGTCGCGCGCTACAAGGCGCGCGACGGCAGCGCGATCTGGGCACCGCTCGAAACCGCGCCGACGGCTGTCGAAGCCGTGCGCGGCGTCTTGATGGCATCGGCGCGGGCCTTCTCCCGGCCCAAAAGACCGCGCGGCTGCCTGATCGTGCTCTCGGCGCTGCACGCAGACGAGATGAGCGAGACCGTCCGGCGTGAGCTGATCCGCCTCCGTGCCGGCAATGCCGCGCAGCTTTCCGCCCGCATCCGACGCGGAATGGAGGCGGGCGAGATCGCGGCGGGCGCCGACCCGGACATGATCGCCAATTATTACGTCACCGTGCAGCAGGGCATGTCGATCCAGGCGCGCGATGGCGCAGGCCGCGCCATTCTCGAGACGATCGCGAAGGCGGCGCTCGCCGCCTGGGGGCCGTTGACGGGCAGCGCCTGATGGAAACCCGTGGCGCGGGCGGCGCATCGGCCCTATGTTGTCAGGTAACGGAGGTCATCATGAGAACTTTGACCGGAGCCCGAGCCTGCATCGTCGCGATCGCCGTGAGCTGGCCCGCCATCGTCCTCGCACAAAGCGCGCCCACTCCGCCGCCCGGCATACCGGAAGCGCCGATCGGCCATCGCCAACCAACCGCGGGCAGCGTGCCGGCCAATGACAGTGTCAAAGGTCTGGGCGCCGACGCTGCCGGGGGAGACACATTCGGGCCGGCTCTGCGTTCGCTGCCCAAGCTCGACATCAAGGCCACGTGCAGCCGGGCGCAACCTATTTCGGGGGGCGAAAAGAGCGCCTATCAGGGGTGCCTCAACGACGAGATCGAGGCGCAGAAGCAGCTTTCGCGAAGCTGGTTCAGCTTCAAGGCCGGCCCACGGGGGATCTGCGCGCAGGAAACCAGGATCGGGGGAGCGCCGAGCTATGTCGAGCTGCTCACCTGCCTGGAGCTGGACAAGCAGGCGGCGGAGGCGTCGGCCGAGAACAAGAAGCAGCTCAAAATGCCCGCGCCATCCCGGGTCGCCGCACCGCCCAAATAGCTGCCGCTTCCGTAGCGGCTGGCGCGTCGATCGGATCGATTGGAGGCTGGATGCTCAAGATGCTCGTGATCGCGTTCGCGATGGGGCTCGCGGCGTCGCCGGTGGAAGCCCAAAGCACAGCCTCGCTTTGCGCCGGCAAGGGGACGGTGGACGCCACGATGCCGATCCCTCGATCGCTGATGGAATCCGCCTCACGGCTCTTCGGCGACGATGGAACCGACTTCCTGGGAAGCACGGTCTTTCGCTGCATGAACAATGAGGTCTGGCTGTGCAATTACGGCGCAAACCTCGTCTGCGACAAGGCCGACGCCAGCAGGATCAATCCCGGCGCAGCGCAATGGTGCCGGGAGAACCCCGGCGCCGCCGGCGTGCCGATGGCAGCGACCGGTCATGCCACGATCTTTTCCTGGAGCTGCGCCGGCAGGAAGGCGAAGATCACCGGCGCAGTCGCAAAGGTCGATCCACGCGGCTATCTCGCCGGCAATTGGAAACGCCTGCCTGAATGACCGGGGCCGAACCGGTCAGCTGCGGTCCGAGGGATATCCAACGCGGCAGCCGTCCAGGAACAGCCGGGCGCAGGTCTTCGCCCGCTCGGCTATTTCCTCGGCGGCCGGAGCGCCGCGCCGCCCCAGCATGACGGCGCGCTGCGGCTCCATGGTCATCATGCCGCGCAGCATGCCGGCAGCGACTTGCGGATCCTCGAGCCTGATCAGCCCGCGCTCGCATTGCCGGCGCAGCCAGTCCGCCATGGCTTCAGTGGTCCGCCGGATGGCGACCTCGTAGAATGTCGCGGCCAGCTCGGGGAAGCGGTCGCATTCGCCGAGCACCAGGCGGATCATCGCGATCGTCTCCTCGTCAAGCGTCAGCGTGCCATAGGCGACGAGCATGCGCTCCAGGCCCTGAGCCGGCCCGAGCCCATCGAGAGCCCCGGGGTCGATTGCCAGCATGAAGCGCCCGATCCGGTCGGAAATGACGCTCTTGAACAGATCCGCCTTGGTCGGGATGAGCCGATACACCGTCTTGGTGGAAACGCCGGCGCGTTGTGCGACATCGCCCATGCAAGTCGAGGCGTAGCCATTCGTTCTGAACTCGCCCGTAGCCGCCTCGATGATCAGGCGCCGTGTCTCCTCATCGGGCCGGATCTGCGGACGTCCGCGAGGCCGCCTCGCCGCCTCGACATTCTGCTCGACAGCTTGCTCGACATTGGGCTCGACAATTTGTCCCATGAGAATTTTCCAAATTCCTATTGACAACGCCCATGTAGCACTTATTTTGGGAAATATCAAGTTTCCTAATTGGAGGCGACCCGGTGTCCCGAGGCTCCTCCGGATGGAAAAAGGAGCGCTCCGATGAGCAAGCACCCAGGCGCCTTCACGATAGAGAGGCCGGTTTCCTTGGAGGAGGCGACGCCGGTGCTGAACCGGGCGGATGTCGCATCCGAGACGCCGGCAAGCTCGCGGATCGTCCCCGAGCCGGATTTGCGCGCGCTTCCGGCAGAGGTGGCCGGGCCGAGCGCCGATGCCGTGCAGGACGGCACGGTCGAGCGGCCGGTTCCCGCGAAACATCTCGTCCGCAAGCTCCTGCTCGTCGGCGCGAGCCTCATCGCCCTCGCGGGGGCGGGCTATCTCGGCTGGCAGTATTGGACGGTCGGCCGCTTCGAGGTGTCGACGGACGATGCCTATGTCCAGGCCGACAACACCACCATCGCGCCGAAAATATCGGGCTATCTCAGCGCCGTGCTGGTCG from Rhizobiales bacterium GAS188 includes:
- a CDS encoding Lactate dehydrogenase — encoded protein: MSSKQERFRIAVLDDYQHAALSLADWSVLDARATVTVFDDHLADPDAVVERLQPFDIVCVMRERTPMTRTIIERLPKLRMIASTATRNASIDLKAADERGVQVVHTGYTSAPTIELTWALILGSARNLVAENTSLRGGGWQLSVGDDMAGRTLGVLGLGNVGGAVARIGNAFGMKVIGWSQNLTTERAAEVGATLVSKDELFREADVVSIHLVLSGRTRGLVGAAELALMKPTARLVNTSRGTIVVEADLVAALKDRKIAGAAIDVFDQEPLPLEHPFRSLPNLLATPHIGYVSRGLYERFYQDTVENIRRWLDGQAG
- a CDS encoding DKNYY family protein, with the translated sequence MSEPAGIIGLVTLSPGAFRRYARSQWVEGVADRLHAVLRQRDAALLFTYLEERHSLVACEFQEFGRGAELLKSPVLAALLALGEYKDLPGEDIIVVSESLLNFASDPNFRAYLVSQGATRDLGPRPELPRAALTAFATVWPRIPDPHLGEEELLDCVDPSVVRALRNRKNAKRREMHDLLRAATPKAPIDIFYGYRFDGTKVFDPHDGKPFEGMDPFTLRMVHAPTNTAADAKRIWQGTRSLEGAHSPSFKVLGGADGIYALDRERAYRSGQAGWEVIPQADRATFVHLDFGYAKDRSHVYNNGRVLDGVGLNFEIDGCGFLRAEHAIYHYEVRLDLDPASFEVIDMERHLKSINPHIGPYRLRDRSGVYRFTRFGMGEKLVREADGP
- a CDS encoding transcriptional regulator, TetR family codes for the protein MKVTKEKSAQNRAALIKTAARMFRERGIDGVGVAEISKAAGLTHGALYAQFPSKQALVAEALAHGLAGSHAYMTAPKLNGAPTLSDQLDLYLSLDQRDNLADGCAMAASASEIARQDEAVSARFAEGFEQMVGAVQATLEATTLRADDRARALTICAAMIGGVAMARATAKSRPDLSDEILAAIRRVLGEVGGEGGEKRN
- a CDS encoding transcriptional regulator, TetR family, which translates into the protein MGVSREKAAENRRAIIAAATQLFRERGVEAVGLNELMKHAGFTQGGFYNHFESKAALVAEVLASAMAEGAAELAEGARAPVDESTTALRRYISYYLSPAHRDNIDHGCPVAGFAGDAPRLGAGAQSHFAGGLDDQITILAGLIAESGSLAAAGGRRTLREQAISLHCEMVGALVLSRSVAQAAPALSNEILEYVQRHVLASIDERSSQAPNPRKSH
- a CDS encoding transcriptional regulator, LysR family codes for the protein MDRLAAMETFVMVVDTGSFSGAARRLDVGQPAVSKSIAQLEARLGVKLLVRSTRGLTPTEAGLNFYERARRSIEEADEAELAARGAGAGLSGKLRICAAVTFARLNLMPRIPQFLARHPDLELDVVLDDRNVDLVQEGIDVALRMGQLADSTLTARKIATSRRHVLGTAAYFERAGVPAAPGDLVSHEAVIYAQRGGGEVWTFRRDDAELAVTVKGRLRVTAAEGVRAAVLADAGLAITSEWMFAPELADGTVRAVLQDWELPGIDLWAVFPAGRTATTKARTFIGFVEEVMDSRSAEARAG
- a CDS encoding NADPH:quinone reductase — its product is MRAVHLTAFGNPVECLEFVEIPEPPAPGPGQVLIGVEFSPINLSDLLLVRGTYPLRPNLPSVIGNEGVGKILAVGPGVENVTVGDRVLAPLYGFAWAERIVVPAEGLFALPADVDPQQLAMLTINPPTAALLLSEFVDLAPGDWVVQNAANSGVGRAVVAFAKARGFKTINLVRRPELIDELKALGGDLVIVDTPEGLNLAKAALGTAAPRLAIDGVGGPSAATLINLLGRDATLVAYAALGKAPIPVSAIALIFKRISVRGFFLSDKEHAAKIRPAVVEAAQLLRSGRLHAPVAATYPLSAIKDAVAHVERGGKVLLDVGAS
- a CDS encoding Glyoxylase, beta-lactamase superfamily II, which codes for MIKFPTILTRRSVFRAGAGLAVAASAMPLLTPASARAEGTSEAGAEPLNGNGFYRFKIGDFQATVVSDGYGQLPVGPILAMNAPEAELASVLQANFMQPVIQATSNILVVDTGRERILVDTGFGEKLGPSFGNFPGLQANLRRAGITPESIDLVVTSHGHLDHIGGFVTKSGALAFPKAQFVFVDTEWNYWTGSRYESEVNNSPMPEGFKKAFIEAARENLPPVADRSRFVKQGGEITSGVHYIAAPGHSPSHAAILFTSGEEQFMHMGDIAHNPVTSLQHPDWTPIFDYDPAQAIKSRKAILDRVAADRIMVMGYHFPFPAVGHVARYDTAYRWEAAQWVW